The Opisthocomus hoazin isolate bOpiHoa1 chromosome 22, bOpiHoa1.hap1, whole genome shotgun sequence genomic sequence ACTGTTAGACTCGTCCAGTCTGGCCACCGGGGAGGTGATTTCAACTTGTGGCTCTAGATGCTGAAGTTTTTCACAGCTTGTTTGAAATACCCTATTTTTTGAAGGTAATATTTAAGCTGAGGAAGGACAACCATTGTTTTACTACGTTTGAAATTGCAAGCAGGTTCTGGGGGGACTGTGGCTTTTCAAGGGTGATGCATCTGGATTTATGGAGCGCGGATGCAAGTTACCTGTGTCCAACGGTGTGGGTGAGCGCTGACTTAGCCGCGAGGTTGGTAGGATGGGCCTCGTGCTGATCTGCGAGGGGATTGCCAGCAGCCCAGCTCGGAGAAAAAACACGGGTGATGCTTTTACCGATAGCTgagggggagggcagcagggatgggACTTTCTCATTATTCCTGTTTTATCTGTGTGCTCGTGGTAGGTAATTAAAACTGCACTCAGTCAAAGAGGTCCCAACTTGAGTTCTGTCCTGCACCAGAAGTTTAGACCCGGTTATGAGGATGAAGTAGGAGCATTTAATTGcaagcaataaaaattaaaaacccttGCATGTGAAGTGTATCAGAGATAAAATATGCTTCAAGGCATGAGAGCCCAGTACTTATGGAAGTTGTTAGAATGAAgattgtgctgctgctgctgccgccaagAATATTAGATCcagattcctcttttttttttttttccattgccttGGAGAATACTCAGAGCATTATACTTAAAAAGCTTCAAAGTCTGGATGAAGATTCAAATAACTTAGGAAATTGGATATACAGAACTGGGGTTGGTTCAGGATTGTTTCTGACCAGAATTAGATTGGATTTCTGTAGATCTCAAGTctttgggaaatatttttttttacaactttTACATAAGGTTACTGTCAATGGTAACTGTGTTTTCAGTCTATGGATTACTGATGGGCCATTAGCTCAAACGAATGATTTCATACTTGCCATTTCTTCCCTTGACTTTTTTATTTAGTATgggatttttaaatgttttttccatTCTGTTCCATAGTTAGTGCTATTATTACTAGAGAAAGGTGTGGCTTATTTTAATGAGAATATATTTTTTGCCTGCTACAGCTCATGGCATTCATGACTCAAGGATGTGGCTAGCAGTGTGtatctttgaagaaaaaacaaaacaaacttgaaAAATTTCAGCTATGATAAACAGGTACAGTAACTTCAGTGCCTGTTGTATTTCCCCACTCTTTGATAAAGTCGTGGGAAGAAATAATTTACATGTTGAGGTTCTCTGCCTGTGTTCCCTTTGGGTCAAATCCTGTGGGCTAGACTTGTGTGAGTCTTCTCTCTAATGGAACTGAGAGCAGGAGGGCTTCGACGAGCAATTTCAGAGTGCTGAATGGTATCAGTAATCAGCCTAAAttatatttcttcctttttccataGAAGCATTGACATTAAGTATAACATGTCagagtctttatttttaaaaactttgctCAGCTTTGTTTGTTTTATCAGGATACATACTGTGATATCCTAAATGATGCCAGGGTGCTGGGGCAGTACGaatgttttgcttgtttgtaagTTTTGCTTGATTGTTTCACCTTGTGGAAGTATGAGGAGTAGCTGAGTATGGCTTTGGTCTTGAGGGGGTTGTGGATTACTGGGGGCTTGTAGGGCATGGCCAACTCAGCCCCACCCTCAGGAGTGGTCAACCTGTTGCAAGCCTTCCCGTTACCCCATACGTGAGCCATGAAGTTTCACTGGTGCAGACTACGGGCAGGCTCAGCAACAATCTTACTTGGTTATCATTTACCTGATTTTTTTGAGGTGACGTGAGAAAACTGAAAGTAAAGGAAGGCCCAGTTGTCCTTCTAATGGCCATGTTTTGTGAAGTTCATCCAGCAAGCGTTGGAAGTGCAGGAACTGAAGACTGAATTATAATTTGCACCCAAGTTCTGATTCATCTATCAGAACAGAACCTTGAGATGTTGCTTGTTTCCTGTTGACATCTCCTGCGACATTTTCTGAGTACGATACTCCACTcttgtttcagctgctgttgcTCATGGTTGTAAGGGTTGGTACTGCTAGGCAGGAGCCGGCTGCCTGTGGGCAGGGAGGGAATGGCTGGGTTGATGCTGGGCTGCCCGCAGGCACCCGATGAGCGCGTTGGGGCCGGCCAGCGTGGGACACTGTGTTCTGCTCCCCCGGGATCCCAAACCTGCATGTCCACAGCGTGTCAGCCGCGGGGTAATGGGGATATCAACGGGGCTTCTGTCTGAATGACAGAAGCTTCTTGCTTGTGATCCGGAAACCTCTGGAAAGAAGCTGGAGATGAAATAGAAGTGAAACTGCTTGCAAGTAAGAGGCAAGATCACCTTACATTTCTTCTTTGCAGTTCTGACAAGTGTCTTGTTAGTTTGCACGTGGAGGTGAAGTTACTGAGTGTTTTACCCGTAAGTCCCGTGCAATGGGCTGGGGTGTAATTTTCCCTGTCCAGAGTTGTAGAGCTTTTCTGTGCATTGTAGCCATGGTGGTCTGTGAGCAAAACCAAGTctcagttttcagaaagaaatagtaTTTTTCATTGCACAAATGATTTGAGGTTGTGGGGGAAGAAGACTGGGCAAACACACATTAACTGTCATGATCTGGAGTTACTTTGGTCATGCCAGCACTGGCAGAGGTGGCCTGGCCCTGCTTGGTGCTGTGTACAGGAAACACGTGTGGGACGTGCAGTGAATTGAGAACAAATGCATTCATAACGTTGGTGAGGGAAATGTCACTACCTACCTCATCTGAATGGTCAAGATTTAAATCCGAGTTGGTTTCCTTTTCTGCATTTGCTTGATGCAAGGGCTGCAAGGAGATGTACTGAAAAGTAAACATTTATACAAGGGTAATAACCTAGAGTTAAGAGTGGATATAGTAGGAGTGAGAGTaggtggctgggttttttttcccctctttatgaACTTAAAAAACCAAATATGAAACATGCTGGGCGTGCTACAGGACTTTCTGATCAAGTCAATGGGGTACCACAGTTTCTGAGGTAAGCCCAAGCGTCAtgatcagaattttaaaaataaagttgaattatattaaaattaatatcTTGGAGGAGGTACTGGCACAGGCTGGGTGCTCAGCAGAAAAACCGAAATGTATCTCAGGAAACCTGACCACAGAAGATGATGTTCTCCCCTAAGAACTCCTTAAAGTCATAGACTCCTGCAGAATAAACGTCTTTCTCATGATAGCACTACTCTTCTGTCAACCATCCCAGTTCATACACTGACTGTTGTAGTTGTCTCTGGTTTTGTGAGATTCTACAAAGATGTGTCAGCCCTTAAGGTGCGTATTTGAACTGGCCAGCTCCAGAGGATTTTGTGGTTTGATCTGTTTTTTCTCATAAGGTTGGACAGGAGCACGTTTGTTTATCTCTCGGGTTTGTGAAGCTCAGCCAAGTGCTCTTCTATTGCTTGCTGGTTTTTAAATGGAATTGTTCTTTGaagtggctgggctgggcaggtgaCAGAGCTGCATTCCTCAAGTAAAACCCTGGGACTAAGGTAAATCACAGATAAGTAACATTAAACAGTGGCTTCAAGAATTACAAATATTGGAAGATACCAAGTTAAAAAGTGGTTTGTTTTAAGCCTGGTGCTTTTTAAGTTCTTCTGGAAGGTGAGGTGGAGCCAAGTTTATGAACAAATTCAGCTATTACTCAGCAGCTGCCCCAAGTGGAAGGTTAGTGGTTGGTTGCATTTACTGTATGTGCTGTGAATAGTTCAAGTACAGTAATTCAGCAAGTTGGTTTCTTTGTGTAGGTCCCATCCTTTCATGCACAACCACAGAAACTCATCCCTTACCTGGTCGTTGGAATATGGCACTTCAGAGCCCTGCTGCAGTTCAAATCATGCTGGTACTTCAAATGTTTGAATAGGCTTTGGGCTTTGTGAGTTTATCATTTCATTTCAATTTTCAAAGATCACTGTGATGTGGGTGTTTCGAAAGCACTCAGCTTGCATGGGATGCGGAAAGATGGAGACAGCTAAGCCGAGACCCGTACCACCCCATCTCCGCTGATGTTTTAACCTGGAGATGCTTGGTGGTTTGGGGCCTTCTGAGCATGCTAGAAAATGACTTCTGTTCAGGTGGAAGCCTTAAAAGGACAGGTTTTTTCCCCATGTGACTTATAAAAGCAGTGTCTCTTTCTCCCTCTTGTCACCTTTTAGTCAGCTGCAAAAAACAGTTCTGACATCCACTCTAGACTGGATATTGGCTGGTGATTAAGGTATTACGGGAAATGGTGCAAACCTTCTGGTTTGTATGTTTGTATGAATTATATCTGGTTTTACATGTGATAAAGTGATAAATCCTACTTTCATAACAAGTAAGATTGTTATTTCCATGATCGTTAGTGACCTCAGTAGGAATCCTTGTCCACGTTAGGTAGGCTGTGTGTACAAGGGTGGTGAAGCGTGGCAGCAAAGGTCTAAGCATCAAGATAAGATTTATCTTGCAAACATCTATCTGTGATATTTCTGCATTAGAAGACCATTTGATGACTCTCTCGTGTTTTATCACAGCAGTTTCAGATTCCTGTCTCAGTCTTTTGCTGGGCTTTGAAGAACTACAGGTTTTTAACTGATACCAGCTAGATTCATTATGGTACGTGCCAATTGTCTTTTTGGCTCAATTTTATGGCAAACTATATTTCTGTCTGTATTTAGAGAAGTCTGGGTTCCCCGTCTTCTGCAAGCCTTGAGGACAAAACCCTTGAAATCCGTGGTGCTGAGGGTTCCGCTGTATCACTGCTGCCTGTACGCATGGAAACAGGCAAAGCAGCCCTTGGGAGACCCAGCATCCATGATCTCTTGTATCTGGTATCACTGTTGCAGACTGGGAGTACTGGTGTTGCTGTGACCAGAATTGGTCTGAATCGCTAGTTTGTGATAGTCTGCTTTTTGTAGAAACTTCTTGCCTTTTATGTCTCTGCCCAAGACTTGACTGTTTTGCAAAGACACGAATATGTATCAGAAAACCAGCATCTGGCACCTGGTTTGTACCGATTTACGCAGAGGTCTCATGCAAGGAGTATTATGCTCTGTATCTTTTTTAAAGCTTGTGATTCAGCACCAGTTTGGATCTAGTCGTAAACTGTATAAATGCTGTATACTGAAAAGATCTGAAAAATTCAAACCCAAAGCTGTTCAGTACACTGGGGCAAGATACTGCGGCCAAAGTGGCAGGCACATGAAACCTGAAGTTTTATTTGGTCAGGTTCGAGTTAAAGCTCATCGTAAACCACCAGAAACCAAAAGCAAGGATTTTAGTGCTGGGAGGTTAAAGCAGATGGTGCGGATGGTGGGTGTCAGGTCTCTtccctccctgggagctgctctgcggGGTTGTGCTGAGTCCCCTAAATCCCTGCTGAACCCCCCGACCCTCAAGCCACCCTCGAACCTTTCCTGGCCCCGCTCCCTGAAGCGTTTGAATGGTCTGACGGCTTGTGGGTCAGGCTTGGGTTTTCTGGCCTTTTGTGCAAAATACCCACAAACTTCAAGCCTTGCTACATATCTCTGGTGACTGAACGACATTTCACATTCGGTAACCGTGCATGATATAAATGACGATACTTGGGTGTGTTTGTTATATAAAGTTTTAATTGCTGTGTACAGTTTTAGTTGCTTTTAACAGTTTTAATTCACCTACTTGCACTAACACTTAGCAAAGACTTAGATTTGTAACAGCCATTCCTTCCCCCTCTTCCCAGCCAGCCTCCGTGCTGCCCGGGCAGCTCGTCCCTAGAGCAAGCCTTTGCTGTACTTCCATGGGTCAGGGCAGCTGCATTTGCTGTCCGGATACAAACCTGACTCGCCTCTCGTGATGTTGCTGCAGTTCTGCTTCTCGTTGACCCATTTCAGGAATTCTTCCAGACTCTCTTTAAATCGCGAGAAATTTGTTTTTGTTGTCTCTGAGCATCTTTCATCATTGGATGAAGATTTCTAAGGAAAAAGAGTAGATACTGATGCACAAGTTACGGGGGAATTCCACCCAAATGCTGCACATTCTCTGTGGCTTCCTCACCTCACTGGGGTGGACGGTGAAGGTGCCCTTCACCAGCCCCAAACCATTTCACACAATTCTTATAAATCGTTAGTCAGATAAGACCTTGCTATTTGTCTTTGACTTTCATGGTACTGCAGAttgttctgggttgttttttgtttgcttggttgttttttggttATCTGCCAAACTGGAAGCAGGGAAGTCAGGTCAAAACGTTTCTTTCATCATATCCAAACcctggggacagagagggagTGCGGGACGCAGGGCAGCATCACACCGCTCTCGTTCCAGGTGCTGAGCAGGAGAGGATCCAGCTGCAGCAGTGCGGAGCTCAGCACACATCTGGGTAGGTGACAGATTTAGACATGGTTTCCTCTGCAACCCACAGTAATTAGCGAATCAATACAAATCTGGTTTTGTTCCTAAAGCCTGCTTCTCTGTTCCAGGGAAATGTCTAAGCACAGTCATTGCTGCAAGTACAGCCACTGGTGGAACACATGCACACCCTATTTTCtattcctttattttctctgtctttctcactTTTGTATTCAAAAGGCAGATTCCTATCTCTGTAGTATTCCTGGTCTGTATCTTTTCTGCTATTATTTGGAAGGACAAGCTGTACAGGCCATTATTAATTGCACCTAATAAATAATCTTCATTACTGCTGATCTAAATGAACAATAGTAATATAGTCAGTATAAGAATGAATTTGTGCATGATagacaaacagaatcacagaatcacagaatggtcggggttggcagggacctctgtgggtcccccagcccaaccccctgcccaagcagggtcacccagagcaggctgcacagcaccgcggccaggcggggctggaatatctccagagaaggagactccacagcccctctgggcagcctgggccagggctccgtcaccctcagagggaagaagcaggTCCAAAATTAAAAAGGAGGAACAATTTGTTAGCTATCAAATCTCAAAACTTTGAATTAGAATTTACCAAAAAGTGAGCAAGAAGTTAAGTGACAGGTGAAGTCTTCCTGAACAACTTCCACTATGTTTCTTAATTCCTTTGGGGAAATTAACTGTCAGGGAAGCTTGGTAGTTTCTGTTAAATCAAGAGGACAGTTCCTGATATTTTATCAGCATATCTGTAGATTCAGTTAGAGAATCACGCCTTATCCTCCAGCCCGGGCAGAAGTGGAGGTGAAGGCAGcggtgcaggcaggagctgcagcagcgtCGCCCAGCTGGAGAAGCGGCTGAGGctttcctgctgctgggctgctcggCGTGGGGCCGAGCGAGCTGCCAGGGGGTGAACAAAATCAGCTGGTGTGAAAAACCGGGATAAACAGAACGGCAAGAAGATGTTTGGAACTCAAATCAAATAAATAGTAAAAGCTTACCTTCAAAATGGAACACTTTTCTTGTAGTTTTCTCATGTCTCTTTCAACGGTCTTCATACACTTGCATGAGGATATCTTTTTTAGTTCGTGAATAAATTTTTCGGTGTTTGTATGTGCACAGTTTTGGTTctaggaggaaaagggaaagtaaATAATATTCTAGTTTACAAGCAAAaggcttttctttcttaaaagaacTGTTGATAAATCATATTGAATATGCCAACTGTTATTTTTCCCTGGAAATCTTAACTTCTTTTATCTGATTTCCTTTTTATACCTTCTTTTAAGAAGTCATGTTATTAAGTACAGTCTTCATAACGATTATGATTAGAAACTTCGCAATAAAACTGGTCCTGGTTCTGTCAATGGTGAATGTGACAACACTGGGAATTAGATTTAATTCCATCTAAATCACagcgtgggttttttttgtgtctttgcCTTGGAAGTAGGGCGCTTACAGAGAGCTGCTCTAACCATTTCTCTTTACATTGCCAGTTGTTTGGAGACCAGGCTTTACAATCGCTAACAGAAATTTCTCtggaaaagcattaaaaagaacTAACGAAAACTGAGGTAGGGCATACTATTGATCTTTGTTCACAATTAGAATAGGTTATTAGCCACATTCACgtaatcttttaaaaataccacaTCGGGTTGGTATTTCAGGACAGCAAGAAGTACCTCGACGTGGACAGGAATGGGGCTGAGCCCAGGagctccctccccggccggcAGTCCCGTCTCAGGCAGCATTTTGCACCTTGCCTTTACGTGTCCTCAGAGCGCTGCACCAGAGGTGACACTTTAGTTCCCTTTGGAGACCCTGACTGATAACAGAATAGTGAACAACAGCTTCTTACCTTAACGTGAAGCGGTTTGGAGAACTGCACCTGAAAACGGTAGAAATCTGTTAGTTACCAATTGGAAATCATCTCAAAGagcaaagctggggggggggaagtggaaaatgatttaCGTTGATGGACTCATTTTCAGCTTCGAGTAAGCAAAGCATTTCGTCGATTATGGCATGTTTAGTCGTGTTCTGCAGATGCAGCAGTGGCTTCAGAGGAAGAAAGTAGCTGGACGCCCCAGAGCTGAATAGTAACAAGAACAAGTGAAGATTCATTTTAAAGGTGGTGTATTTGTGAGCTCAGCCCTTTTTATCTGAAATGGGCTTGGAGTTCAAGCTCTTCTCTCTTGGCAGATGCTAAGCTGCTTATATAGAGAAGCTGAGTAGCTGCAGGATGTGATTACTATCTTATCTCGTTCATAAATCATTAAAATAGGAAAGCGACAGCAACTTGAGCAGTCAAATTAGTGACATATCTGATTCGAGAAACATTTATGATTAGTGTTCTGGTAAACTTCCTAAAGCCTCTAACCTCAGAGCAACGCCTCAATGCAAGCAAGAACAATGTGCAAGGGCACTGACAATGTACAAGGTATTGTAAAAAAAGAACATATTAATATCTGAAGAAATTGTTCTACTTGTAGTAACCCAGCCATGAAGCTGATTGTTTCCCGGCAGATGAGACGACGTCCTATATTGCTGTGAATTATTGCAGTTTAAAGGTGCGAGCGCCTCTGGAGCGAATACCAGCTGAAGGTGGAGCCCGTAGCACCTCATCGATCGTCTGCATCTCTGCAGTGTGACTTAGGCAGGCatgggggagcagaggggtgcaCAGGCACCTATAGCGGCCTGGCAAGATTGACTGCTTTTCTGTggcctgaaaagaaaacagaaagttgTTGATTCATCATAATTTCTAAGTGTGAGGGCTGGATCTTGCCCTGATGTAATGAATTTTTATGACAGTGCTGCACAAACCTTCAATCTTAGCTGGCAACTGCAGCTTTTTGTTCTCGGGGCAAACGTCCATCGCTTCATTAACGATCCTTGGGCCCTTATGTAGCCCTTCACAGAGGTGATTAGGTGCCTTGTGTTATGTGCAGATGGGAACGTGTGAGTGAGTGGGGAGAAGGAGCGGGAAGGACAGCGGAGCAGTGTGCAGCAGCATGGTCAGGGGTGCCTCAGGGGTGCCGGTGCCGTAGGGAGGGGAGCCAGATTTTCCCCGGCTTTCGGAGGGCTGTGGCTCTCCCCAGCACGATCAGCGAAGAGCAGAGTAAACACACGAGGGAGTTCCCTGCTAGGTAACTCTGTAGATGAAGAGCAACATTGCCAGAGCAGGAGGGCTTCGACGAGCTATTTCAGAGTACTGAATGGTATCAGTAATCATCCTAAATTATATCTCTTCCTTTTTCCATAGAAGCATTGACATTAAGTATAACGTGTCAGAGTCTTTATTGTTAAAAACTTTGCTCAGCTttgattgttttattttattgcagagGCAGGGCTTAGACAACTTTAAGATAATGCAGCTCTAAAGAAAAATAGTCTAATTTGTTCCATGATAGGTGACAATTAATATTTCAGTTAATAAAAGAAGCATCATCAAGGGAGCTCACAGTAAGGAATTATTTCTGGCCACCAAGAAAAGGGAAATCACTGATCGTCAGCGTTAGTGCCAGCCGCACCCAGCAGCGGCGTAGGAGGTTCTGTACCCTGCCCCGGGAGCGCCCGTGCAGCCCGTGCCCGTGCAGCCTCACCTTGCTGTCTGCTGGCCAACAGCTCTGCCTCAGGCAGCGAGCTGCAAGGAAGTCCCCGTACCGGGCCAGAAGACATATGCTCGGCAAGGACTGTTTGGAAGGGGTCAGGGGAGAGCCAGAGTCTCAGCTGGAGCACGTCAGCGCAGAGCTGTGCAAATATCCCCATCAGCCTATGCCAGCTGAGGGCCTGCCCTAAATATTTCCTACATGGTCCAGTTTCTATTCTAAATCTATACCTGATTTTTAGATACGGTGTTTCATAGAAAATGTCTGACGAAGTGCAGAAGTGGCAGGTGGGTTTTACCAGATTTGATCAGGGAAATCTTTGCTGTTGAGTCAGGGATACATTTCACTTTGAACAGTCTTGTAAGTGTAATATGAAAATGTGAGACTGGGTGATGCTTTAAGCTCTTTGCCTGGGTATGTTTCGGGTGGTCCCCACTAGAAAATACAAGTCTGCATGGTAACTATGGCCACGTTATCCTCTGTTTGTGTAACTTCTCCAGTTTCCAGAGCAGGTATTTACCTTTTCCAGTGCTGTGTGAAAGGTTCTCGTAGCCACAACCACATGGGAGGTGATTGTCGTGGCTGCACTTTCCAGCCCTGCTTCGGTTCACCTCTCTGATGAAGCTCCTGAATCATGCTCTCAAAGGGCAGGATTTTCGTACCAAACTGCTCTCGGTTCTCTGGTGTCCAGGCCCCCTCATTTCCCAACCAAGCTGCTAGGAGACCAAATAGCATTTGGCATCTGCAAGCTCTTTTCAAACAACAACCTGAGGTAGCGTTGATTAAAATGAGTCGCTAAAATGAGTGTTTAAATATGCTAAACGGGCACACTGAAAGATAAGAAAAACCAACAAAGCTGCCTCTGTACTTTCTCCTGTGTAACCTTCACTATCTCTTGGTAACGCCAGGGAGTCTGTTCCGCTCCTCGGCTCgggaggtgggagaggagagggcagGACAGGCTCTGTCCACCTTACCTGCTCCCACCTCTGTCTGGATCACTGGCCCCAGGGGAAGCTGCTGACAAGAGGTTCAACCACCATCTTATTCTGCACAAGGATTTAATAACCAGATCCACGAGATGCAAACCGCTGCATAGGCTGTATGTTCCTCCAAGCCATTATGCAAATACTGATGCCTACTAAATCCATTTATTGAATGATTTTCACACCAGATACCATTTGGAAAAACGTTGCTCCTTTTAACACTCACCCACCTGGAAAACATCCCCTGGCTTAATGTCAAATAGCTTTaaagctgctggagagaagcagcaAGATGTTATCAATAGGCTGAAGCTGAAAGCAAGCAGCTCCCGGTGCTGTGCTCAGGATGCGTCTCTCAGCGATGCTGCCGGGGCAGGGACCGAGTCCTCGCGCCCGTGCACTGACTCCTGCTCACAGCCGGCAGCTGCTTTCGGGGGCTTTAGGCCTGAGGCAGCTGCAGCCGCTTTGCTTTTAACTTTTTCTGTAGTGAGGGGCAAGGATCTGCTGTACGTTATTAAACCCTTTCGATCTGTAATCTTTTGGTAACAAAAAGATGTTCTGTAACAGAAGATATTATAAACAGGGCTGCTCACATTTGCAATCAGCTGAGGAGTTTCCAAAGGTGTTGACTGAGGGAGTTTTGAGAAGCTGGGATAAGCAAGCAAGCACACAGAATTCCccaaaatatagaaaaataatgaACATTAAAGGCTTGGAGTTTGTACAAAGACACCTTTAGCAGGTGGAATACCTGGGTGCTGCAGGTGAACCTGAGGAATGCGACCCCTTTTTCAGGCTGTTTCAGGAAACAGCTGGTCTGAAATCTGCCCTCGCCTTTCTGTGATGCTTCTGAGCCCTTTGGAGTAACACTGAGCAGAAGCTGAGGAGAAGCCCGAGCGATCAGCAAAGCGGGCAGCCCTCCTTCTGCTCCGTCTCCTCGGGCGtgcggcaggcaggagctgccaccTAGAGAACAGCCACCGCTACGTGCGGGCAGATCCGCTGCTTCTCGGTTGCGGGGCAGAAACGCTCGCCAAACCTCAGCGCAGCCTGGGGGTGTGCGgtcgctggggcagggggagctgcCTGCGCTGCGATGTACCCCGGCCCCTAAGAGCCCGGAGAGCTGCCTGGCTGAGATGGCCTGGCTTAGAATTATAGCAATTTAatctgtatttgcattttaacAAGTGATAGGGAAGGTAGTGTCTGGGGGTACGTGTGTGCCATTCCCCAAGCGCCTGGCAGTGATGACGGTGGGCTCAGCCTGCTCGAAGGGAACTATTTTCCCACCTTCCTTTCCCACCATGAGCAATGGTCCACAGCATCTCCCGGTACTTCTGGCTCACTGCTCTGTCTCCCTCTCAGAATATTTGGGCTGAGAAGTGTAAAACTTGCTTTGGAAGCAAACTGAGCCTCTTGCTGTGCTTTCCCCTCACCTCCCACGGTGTTGTGGCCCCTTCGATCCTTGGAAGGTTGTAACTGCTCCTCTCCTTTGCACCCAAttccaaacagaatcacagaatcacagaatggtcggggttggaagggacctctgtgggtcacccagcccaaccccctgccgaagcagggtcacccagagcaggctgcacagcaccgcgtccagccggggcttgaatatctccagagaaggagactccacagcctccctgggcagcctgggccagggctccgtcaccctcagagggaagaagt encodes the following:
- the LOC104327509 gene encoding uncharacterized protein LOC104327509; the protein is MNLHLFLLLFSSGASSYFLPLKPLLHLQNTTKHAIIDEMLCLLEAENESINVQFSKPLHVKNQNCAHTNTEKFIHELKKISSCKCMKTVERDMRKLQEKCSILKKSSSNDERCSETTKTNFSRFKESLEEFLKWVNEKQNCSNITRGESGLYPDSKCSCPDPWKYSKGLL